A DNA window from Helianthus annuus cultivar XRQ/B chromosome 15, HanXRQr2.0-SUNRISE, whole genome shotgun sequence contains the following coding sequences:
- the LOC110876395 gene encoding uncharacterized protein LOC110876395, protein MEKALERYGVTHRLSTAYHPQTSGQVENANRGVKRILEKTVEKSRKDWSDKLDDALWAFNTAYKTPLGTMPFMIVYGKACHLPVELEHRALWALKTVNSDLTEAARKRFFQIHELVALRDAAYDRSWSIKEKSKILHDRRLRKLKEFKVGDQVLLFNSRLKLIARKLKSRWSGPYVVKEVFPYGTVELFDEKNSNAWKVNGHRLKHYLGGPIDTAEEERVPLSDPPSTTA, encoded by the coding sequence ATGGAGAAGGCGTTGGAGAGATATGGAGTTACGCACCGTTTGTCTACCGcgtaccatccgcaaacgagCGGTCAAGTGGAGAACGCGAATCGAGGTGTGAAGAGGATTTTAGAGAAAACGGTCGAGAAGAGTAGAAAGGATTGGTCCGACAAGTTGGACGATGCGTTATGGGCGTTCAATACCGCCTACAAGACGCCGTTAGGAACTATGCCGTTTATGATCGTTTATGGGAAAGCGTGCCATTTACCGGTCGAGTTAGAGCATCGGGCTCTTTGGGCACTCAAAACGGTGAATTCAGATTTGACCGAGGCCGCTAGGAAACGATTTTTCCAAATTCATGAGTTGGTGGCGCTTCGTGACGCCGCGTATGATCGTTCGTGGAGTATCAAGGAAAAGTCGAAAATTTTGCATGATAGAAGGTTGCGGAAGTTGAAGGAGTTTAAAGTGGGCGATCAAGTGCTTTTGTTTAATTCGAGGTTGAAGTTGATCGCCAGAAAGTTGAAGTCGAGATGGTCCGGGCCGTATGTCGTGAAGGAGGTTTTCCCGTACGGTACCGTGGAGTTGTTTGATGAAAAGAATTCGAATGCGTGGAAAGTGAATGGACATCGGTTGAAGCACTACTTAGGGGGTCCCATCGACACCGCCGAAGAGGAAAGAGTCCCTCTCTCGGACCCGCCTAGCACCACCGCGTAG
- the LOC110878759 gene encoding ELMO domain-containing protein A yields the protein MIDLHFPNEFVRFFLKSFRFQVDEDDYPWTHNKSNNLEWLHKYLTRKSELTRCIATAMVGPRTWIGGIFSRTGPKHSGSNKYDSKLTSVEEERYQRLHERADVPFDETRVDHQKALAELWNLAYPEVTLKGLISEQWMEMGWQGVNPSLDFRTCGFISLENLLFFAKTFPNAFRRLVLKQRGKMATWEYPFAVAGVNVSFMLTQMLELYQVKPRCHTCINFVKILGEDEEAFDVLYCIAFVLMDAQWLAMHASYMEFNDVLQSTRKQLERELALEDIQRIRDLPAYNLLHSSLV from the exons ATGATTGATCTGCACTTTCCTAATGAGTTCGTGCGGTTCTTCCTAAAAAGTTTTCGCTTCCAA GTTGATGAAGATGATTATCCTTGGACACACAACAAAAGCAACAATTTGGAATGGTTACATAAGTATCTTACTAGAAAATCAGAATTAACTCGATGTATTG CTACTGCTATGGTTGGTCCACGGACATGGATTGGAGGAATCTTTAGCCGCACAGGCCCCAAGCATTCTGGAAGCAACAAATACGATTCTAAGCTCACCTCAGTTGAG GAAGAAAGATATCAGAGGCTTCATGAACGTGCGGATGTACCTTTTGATGAGACTCGTGTAGATCATCAG AAAGCCCTTGCAGAACTGTGGAATTTAGCATATCCAGAAGTTACACTTAAAGGATTGATCTCTGAGCAGTGGATGGAAATGGGTTGGCAAGGAGTTAATCCGTCTCTCGACTTTAG gaCTTGTGGTTTTATATCACTAGAGAATTTGTTGTTCTTCGCAAAAACATTTCCT AATGCTTTTCGTAGGTTAGTATTGAAACAACGTGGGAAAATGGCAACATGGGAGTATCCTTTTGCTGTTGCTGGCGTTAACGTATCGTTTATGTTGACACAGATGTTGGAGTTATATCAAG TGAAGCCTAGATGTCATACCTGTATCAATTTTGTAAAAATATTGGGAG AGGATGAAGAGGCCTTTGATGTTCTATACTGTATAGCTTTTGTTTTGATGGATGCTCAATGGCTCGCTATGCATGCGTCATACATGGAGTTCAAT GATGTTTTACAAAGTACACGGAAACAACTGGAGAGAGAACTTGCACTTGAAGACATCCAGAGAATACGTGATTTGCCCGCCTATAACCTCCTGCATAGTTCGTTGGTTTGA